ATGTGGCTTATATTATTTGGTTAATCCTCATTATTGGTTATATCCCTGTTTCAATACACTAAAGCATAATTTCTTTAGAGAGTTAATTTCAATTGCTAAAGAGTTACCCTAGCCTATGAAACAGGGCTTTTTGGTTTGGAATGCTTTCTAAATTTATTTTATGACTGATAGATCCATATTGTTATTTAAGGTTGCATACAAGCCTATTAAATTTCCTGTAAAACCTTGCGCAACGTTAGTGGACAAAATATCTCCTGACACTATTCCGCCAAGCATTTTGTAACCAGCGTTACCGCTTTTAAAAGCGAATTCATAGTTATCTCCATTCGCTTTAACCTGTAAGCGAAGTGGCTTATTAATATCCACTTTCTCACTGGCTACTATAGTTTTTATACCATTTTGCGTACGCTGTAATACTATATAATTTGTCTTTCCTTTTTTGGTGACACCAAACACATAATTAAATTTCTCATTCTGCATACAAACTAATCCTGCTAAGTCCTTTTCTGAATTTGGCTGATAGTTTATAGCAACCTCGGCAGAAAAATTATTATGCTGTTGTCTGTAGAATAAGGTCGATGTAGGTTTAACTTCGCTTATATTGACTGTAAATGGTTTAATACGGAGTCCGCCTTTTTTATCAGAATGTACAAAATGCTCTCTGGGGCCTCTTACTCCAATCCACCTGTAGTCTAGTTTTTCATTATCAAAGTTATCTTTAAACTCGAAGTTACCGGATGGAAAAAAGCCCTCATCGCCTTTTTTATTTACAACACCTGCTGGTGTTTTAATTGTGGCCGGCATAGGTTCTAAACCATTTTCAAAAACAGGAAACTCTCCGGTCCAGTCTACCGGTAATATAAAAGTTTCTCTCCCTGTATTTACCCGGTCTTTTTCATTTGGCCTGATTCCCAGAAAAACGCCATAATATTTTCCGTCTGGCCCTTCAACTAAATCTGCATGTCCGGCCCAGTCTACCTTATCAGGTCTATTTGCCGGCAAATGTCTTTGCGTTAGAATAGGATTTTTTGGAGCCGGTGTATATGGCCCTCTCGGATTATCTGAACTAAAAATCACCTCGCTGTGCGCTCCTCCTGTACCTCCTTCTGCACACATCAGGTAATAACGCCCGTTCTTTTTGTAGATGTGTGGCGCTTCAATCCAGATTGGCTTTTTCGAAATATCAACGCCTCCATTTACTATAATCTTGTCTGTTCCGGGAACAACTCTATCGTTCTCTAAATCATAGTCCCAGATTTTAATTACACGATGACCATTATACAATTCGGCCCCTTTTGCTGGCGCGTCATTATGAACCACATAAGCCTTACCATTATCATCGAAAAACATAGAAGGGTCTATACCATCAAATTGAAGTTTTATGGGATCGCTCCATCCTTTAAACGGATCTTTTGTCTTCACAACGATGTTACCAAATCCTCCTGAGAACTGAGTGGTTATCATGTAAAATGTATCATTATACTGGTTGTATTTAATAGCAGGAGCATAAACTCCAAAATTCATCAAGGTGTTTTCTACTTTTAACTGTGAAGGCCTATCCAATACATGGCCTATCTGCCTCCAGTTAACCAAAT
This genomic interval from Pseudopedobacter saltans DSM 12145 contains the following:
- a CDS encoding glycoside hydrolase family 43 protein; this encodes MRRKSVFHPLKFYSSCLLVLSCFTQSCKSVEPQDTKERTNEPIFSNFAYKGDDKVYRENPVSSNKFYTSILQGCYPDPAITRKGDDYFLVNSSFTFFPGVPIFHSKDLVNWRQIGHVLDRPSQLKVENTLMNFGVYAPAIKYNQYNDTFYMITTQFSGGFGNIVVKTKDPFKGWSDPIKLQFDGIDPSMFFDDNGKAYVVHNDAPAKGAELYNGHRVIKIWDYDLENDRVVPGTDKIIVNGGVDISKKPIWIEAPHIYKKNGRYYLMCAEGGTGGAHSEVIFSSDNPRGPYTPAPKNPILTQRHLPANRPDKVDWAGHADLVEGPDGKYYGVFLGIRPNEKDRVNTGRETFILPVDWTGEFPVFENGLEPMPATIKTPAGVVNKKGDEGFFPSGNFEFKDNFDNEKLDYRWIGVRGPREHFVHSDKKGGLRIKPFTVNISEVKPTSTLFYRQQHNNFSAEVAINYQPNSEKDLAGLVCMQNEKFNYVFGVTKKGKTNYIVLQRTQNGIKTIVASEKVDINKPLRLQVKANGDNYEFAFKSGNAGYKMLGGIVSGDILSTNVAQGFTGNLIGLYATLNNNMDLSVIK